Part of the Limihaloglobus sulfuriphilus genome is shown below.
ACTGTTAAACTTATTCACTTCATTTAGGATACCCACAATATTCTGAAAACGCTCAGAAACCGAAAGCTCAGTTTCATCCGGATTCGCGGGCACACGCTGGCTAAGAGGCTTTACGTGCTCGCTGATAGGGCCCGGTACACGTTTGAGAAGCTCAAGCGTGCGGCTCTCAAGCGTGCTTAGAACACCGTTTAGTGAGTCCGTTGCATCTTTGAGCCGGTCATTCTCTTTGATCATTTTATCACGTTTCTTGTCCGCTTCGGCGATGCTTTTCTTTGAATCTGATATCTTTTCTTTGAAAGATTCAATCTCCTGCTCAACGAGTTTAATCCTTTCGGCGAGCATCTCTTTTGAAAGCTCAAAATCACGTTTTTCACTGGATATTATCCGCTCGGTCTCCACCCACTGCTCGATAAGAGCCTGGGCATTGTCTATCTGAGCGTCTCGGTCCTCAGCCGCAGCAACAGTGGCAAATGCAGCATAAGCAACTAAAACCACGAAACATGATACTAAACTGATTCCGGGACGATTTTGGCATATTTTATCTTTTGTTTTTTCTCTCATATTAAAGTTCCATAAATGTTTTATAAGTAATGTTCTGTATTTTCTAATGCTCTGGTTTCTTCTTGCAGATATCTGCCGGCCTTTAGAAATTCGCTGTGACCGAAACTGAAAATGCCATCCCTTTCGTATAAGAGCTCTTGGTAACATCGCCGTCTATGTAATCGGAGCGGTAAACTGTGTCGATTTCCGGGTCAAGTAGGTTTTTTGCCTGGAATTTTAGTTTCATGTTTTTGTTGAGTTTATGCGAAAGGGTAAAATTAAGTGTACCGAATTGCTTTTCATAAACATCTGGGATATAGTTTCCGTTGGACTGACCGGCACCGGCAGCAAGGGTGTCACCCCGAACAGTGTAAAAAAGGCCCACATTTGTATCTTCAAAGCCGATATGATCAAGATCATAGGTGAGAAAAAGATTGTATAAATGCTCGGGGGCATTTGTCATGTCGCGTTTTCTCGTAGGAGCCTGAATATTGGGCTCGTCGAAATCATCCGCCTCATCGTCAGGAAGAGTCACTTCAGACGAGATGAAAGTTGCGTTTGCGCCTGCGGTAAGTCCTGCCAAATCCTCCCAGAAATTTCCCAGTTCCTGACGAATTTCAAATTCCCAGCCGGATATTTCACCCTCTGGATAATTTACCGCGGTGGTGTAGGTGATTCCGGCGTTACGCTGCACGTATTCGATGGGGTCGGTTACATCTTTGAAAAAGTAAGACGCTGAAATAAGACTGCCTTCATACGGTGTAAAATCGCATCTTAAATCGTAATTCTCCAGTGCACTCATTGTCAGCTCCGGGTTACCTACGAACACATCACCGCCGAGATAATCCTGCTGCTTAACCGGTGTAAGCTCTTTGAATGTCTGGCGGGCCACTGTCTCGCTATACGAGCCTCGTATCTTGACCTCTTCAAACAGGTCATATTCAAAACCGATCGAGGGGAGTGTATCGTCTTGTGAGAAAAATACATCCGCATCGCCTGGGTTTATAATTACAGAACCGGCACTTCCCGGAGGAATCCATGTCGCATTGGCCTCCGGCTCTATTATAGTGGAAAGATCGGTATATTCGTGCCTGAGGCCGCCGATAAGGTTCAATTTTGAATCCAGGGGCATATCAACCATATAATAGAAAGCACGAATCTTTTGTGAGCCGTCATAGTTTACATCAATCAGCGGGTCCTGCATCTCGTGATATTCATCGGGGAAAACCTCACTCCACGAATCGTTCCAGTCTCCGGCAAACGAATTGTTGGGGTCATTTAGGTTGCTGAATGAATCCTGTGTATATTCTCTGGTCAGCTCGTCATTGAAAAAGCCGAACTTGAAGTAACCTTCGTTGTCGCTCCACTGCGTAAAGGGCATTTTCAAATTGATGAAAAGCTGGTCGCTGTCTTCCTGTATATTCTTCCATATTCTCTGCAGGTTGCCCAGCCTTGCGCCGCCGTCGGCTTTGAGCTGGCGGAATTCCGCCGGCTTACCCGGTATGGTGTAAGGCGGTATCCACGGAGGAAAACCCGGATTCAATGTTTCAGGAGATGCCGGATACCACACTGAGCCGAACTGCCTCTTATCCGGCTGATCCAGCTCCGCTCCGCTGACCGCGAATGTCCAGTCAAGCTCCGGATTGCTGAAAGAGAGCATATCGCCGATCTCCCAGTCAGGGTCGAAAAGCCGGTGTGTACCGTTGAACTGAATGGTCTCTGTTGTTCTCTCGGTATATTCCAGCGTTTCGCTTCTAAGATACGGGGCTTCATCAGGATTGACATCGCCGGGACGGTTATAATCGTAGCCGGGAAAATAATGCTGTTTGCCCCTGGTATCCTCGGCTAGCGTCCTGACATCGTCAACCACCTTTGTCTTCATATACATAAAACCTAAAGTGTGGTCTTCATACTCAATGCCTAAAGCACCAAGACTGCTCCACTTCAAAGATTCTCTGCTTTGTGCAATATCATAAAGCGATGTTTTAAATTTGCCCTGCCGAGGCGTTCCATCATTGTATTGCGGGCTCATGCCGTCTCCTGGGTTTTCAACCCAGTATTTATCATCTATTTTATCGTCGGTAAAGAAACTCTCCCGTTTGTAATACATGCTGCCAAAGGCACCGATTCTGAAATCCTCATCAAGGTTCCAGCTTCCCCCGCCGGAAACTGAAAATTTGTAATCCTGGGGTGCACTGTTCTCTCGCGGGCCGACGGCTCCGTTCCAGTCGGTTCCCAGCGGCTCAATGGCCCTGTCCTGCTCGGAGCTGCCGAAAAAATCAAACCCAGATTCGTCATAATCAAGAAAGCTGCCGTCCGAATCCCTGACACTTGTATTATAGGTGTATTCACCGCCTATACTCAGGCTGAACTGCTCGGGTATGCTTCTGGTGATAAGATTGACCGCCCCGCCTGAGGCATCTCCCTGCTGATCCGGGGTAAACGTCTTGCTTACCTGTATGCTTTCAATTATGTCTGCCGGGAACTGATCAAGCTGAACCGCACGCTTGTCCGCATCAGCCGTGGGAAGGCGGACACTGTTGATCTGTGAGTTTACATACCTGTCAGGAAGCCCTCGTATGGTTGCATACTTGCCGTCCTGAACAGTGGCGCCTGTAACCAGATTCAGTGCACCTGCCGCATCACTGGCACCTGCCCGGCTCATCAAATCAGCACTTATTGAATCAAGCAGAACCGGACTTTCCATTCGCAAATCAAGCAGAGCCGCTTCTGTTCCGCCGCCAAACTGGATGTCCTGAACAATAAACTCCTCCATCTGGGTGAACTCACCTGAAAGAGAAATATCAAGATCTCTAAGCATCCCGGAGACCACTACAACATCGGCCTTTACGACCCGGTTATAACCGTCTTTGTGAAAGACGAGCGTATATGCACCGGCAGCAACATCGCTGATCAGATAATTACCTTCGTCGGTGGACTCGACTGTCTGTTCTGTTTCAAGTATTGTAATCTTGACGCCTGGCAGCGGAGCATCGAAGTCTCTGTCTAATATCATACCCCGGATACTGCCGGTCTGATCAGCCGAAAAAGCCAAACCGCTGACAAATAGAATCATTAAAATAAAAAGATATGACAATCTTACCATGGTTCCTTAAGCCCCTGCTTTATTTGGTTTATTTTCACCCATAGCCGGTCGTCTGGTTCTATTGAATTTACCGCCATCGAAGAGCATGTAGCAGCCAGATCAATCGCACGCGGCCGCGAATTAAGATTAGAGAGACCTTCATCTAAGACTTTATTGTAAAGAGACAGCGATTTATCGCTTAGACCGACCTGATGACAGGCGAGGGCAAGCGGCCTGAGCGTCCGGGCACGGTCTATATTCAGTATCTTGTCTTTACCTTTATCAAAAAGATTTACCAGTTCATTGATTTTTTCGTTTACATCGTTGCCCCTGCCTGCCTTATAATTTAACATCAGCAATTCGGCACTAATCGGTATAAACTTCTCCAGACTCCAGTTATATCCCTCGACCATTGCCTGATATTCATCAAGCAGACGGACGGCAGCTGCGTTGTCATGATTATCTAAAGCCGCTGAAACCATCGCAGCCAGAAAATCGATCCGAAGGGACGGGGGCATCTTCTGCCAGCTTTTTCTGATGTTTTTTTCTACTGTTTCACGAAATTCACTC
Proteins encoded:
- a CDS encoding DUF3450 family protein, encoding MREKTKDKICQNRPGISLVSCFVVLVAYAAFATVAAAEDRDAQIDNAQALIEQWVETERIISSEKRDFELSKEMLAERIKLVEQEIESFKEKISDSKKSIAEADKKRDKMIKENDRLKDATDSLNGVLSTLESRTLELLKRVPGPISEHVKPLSQRVPANPDETELSVSERFQNIVGILNEVNKFNSEITLSTEIRTMPYGNSVEVTALYLGISHGYYASANGVVAGMGTASELRWEWIPDNDIAVEVLELIAILNNEKVASFVQVPMEIK
- a CDS encoding TonB-dependent receptor domain-containing protein produces the protein MILDRDFDAPLPGVKITILETEQTVESTDEGNYLISDVAAGAYTLVFHKDGYNRVVKADVVVVSGMLRDLDISLSGEFTQMEEFIVQDIQFGGGTEAALLDLRMESPVLLDSISADLMSRAGASDAAGALNLVTGATVQDGKYATIRGLPDRYVNSQINSVRLPTADADKRAVQLDQFPADIIESIQVSKTFTPDQQGDASGGAVNLITRSIPEQFSLSIGGEYTYNTSVRDSDGSFLDYDESGFDFFGSSEQDRAIEPLGTDWNGAVGPRENSAPQDYKFSVSGGGSWNLDEDFRIGAFGSMYYKRESFFTDDKIDDKYWVENPGDGMSPQYNDGTPRQGKFKTSLYDIAQSRESLKWSSLGALGIEYEDHTLGFMYMKTKVVDDVRTLAEDTRGKQHYFPGYDYNRPGDVNPDEAPYLRSETLEYTERTTETIQFNGTHRLFDPDWEIGDMLSFSNPELDWTFAVSGAELDQPDKRQFGSVWYPASPETLNPGFPPWIPPYTIPGKPAEFRQLKADGGARLGNLQRIWKNIQEDSDQLFINLKMPFTQWSDNEGYFKFGFFNDELTREYTQDSFSNLNDPNNSFAGDWNDSWSEVFPDEYHEMQDPLIDVNYDGSQKIRAFYYMVDMPLDSKLNLIGGLRHEYTDLSTIIEPEANATWIPPGSAGSVIINPGDADVFFSQDDTLPSIGFEYDLFEEVKIRGSYSETVARQTFKELTPVKQQDYLGGDVFVGNPELTMSALENYDLRCDFTPYEGSLISASYFFKDVTDPIEYVQRNAGITYTTAVNYPEGEISGWEFEIRQELGNFWEDLAGLTAGANATFISSEVTLPDDEADDFDEPNIQAPTRKRDMTNAPEHLYNLFLTYDLDHIGFEDTNVGLFYTVRGDTLAAGAGQSNGNYIPDVYEKQFGTLNFTLSHKLNKNMKLKFQAKNLLDPEIDTVYRSDYIDGDVTKSSYTKGMAFSVSVTANF